Proteins found in one Alteromonas macleodii genomic segment:
- a CDS encoding exo-beta-N-acetylmuramidase NamZ domain-containing protein — protein sequence MSTNITRHTKSALIIALTLLVSFSFLTSCAQNSLSTHVYTTDGDSLKAKQSGLANEDLNANQLAVGAERYSRYLPLLEGKRVSLVVNQSSLVRGDLVRNNEITGPSGTIKANQPYQHLVDALLQRNVDLVSIMSPEHGFRGDKGAGEKVNSDIDAKTGLPIHSLYGATKKPTTAMLENTDIIVFDIQDVGVRFYTYLSTLHYVMEAAFAQGIQVVVLDRPNPNGRYVDGPVLKPAFSSFIGMHPIPVLHGMTLGELAQMIVGERWLDIEATNYNQAKLTVVPVEDYERTAHYSLPVAPSPNLPNDLSIQLYPTLCFFEGSDVSIGRGTDFPFQLVGHPNIEFGESQILVKANSAAPYPKHENTLLNAHVFTRADLIDSEYMDLENSSLKLQNREGSPVSGLEIETLINAYSRFSEYNRIATASGSSTETFFTRPEFFDKLAGTDALRNQIQTGKTSAEIRQSWQKSLSAFREKRKPYLLYEDIERRQE from the coding sequence ATGAGCACAAATATTACACGTCATACAAAGAGCGCATTGATTATCGCGCTTACCTTACTGGTCAGTTTTTCCTTCTTGACCTCATGTGCGCAAAACAGCTTATCTACACATGTATATACAACTGATGGTGACAGTTTAAAAGCAAAACAAAGTGGGCTGGCTAATGAAGACTTAAACGCCAATCAACTTGCTGTAGGTGCTGAACGCTATTCAAGATACCTCCCTTTGTTAGAAGGTAAGCGAGTTAGTTTGGTAGTAAACCAAAGCTCTTTAGTTAGAGGTGATTTGGTTAGAAATAACGAGATAACTGGTCCTTCAGGAACGATAAAAGCAAACCAACCCTATCAGCATTTGGTGGATGCCTTATTACAACGTAATGTTGACCTAGTAAGTATTATGTCACCCGAGCACGGATTTAGGGGGGATAAAGGCGCAGGTGAAAAGGTAAATAGCGATATTGATGCTAAAACGGGTTTACCTATTCATTCGCTTTACGGGGCAACTAAAAAGCCCACGACGGCTATGCTGGAAAATACCGACATAATTGTTTTCGATATTCAGGATGTGGGCGTACGTTTTTACACATATTTAAGTACGTTGCACTATGTAATGGAAGCCGCTTTTGCCCAAGGCATTCAGGTTGTGGTTCTAGATAGACCAAACCCTAACGGCCGATATGTCGACGGCCCAGTGCTAAAGCCAGCATTTTCATCGTTTATTGGCATGCACCCTATTCCCGTTTTGCACGGCATGACATTAGGTGAACTTGCTCAAATGATCGTGGGAGAGCGCTGGTTAGATATTGAGGCAACTAACTACAACCAAGCAAAACTTACCGTAGTGCCGGTAGAGGACTATGAACGCACTGCGCACTATTCCCTGCCGGTGGCACCTAGTCCTAACTTACCAAACGATTTGTCTATCCAGCTATACCCCACGCTATGCTTTTTCGAGGGAAGCGATGTCAGTATTGGCCGTGGCACTGACTTCCCATTTCAGCTTGTTGGTCACCCTAATATCGAATTCGGTGAATCTCAAATACTGGTAAAAGCAAATAGTGCAGCGCCTTACCCTAAACATGAAAACACTTTACTAAATGCTCACGTTTTTACCCGCGCTGATCTTATCGACTCTGAATATATGGACTTGGAAAACTCAAGCCTTAAGTTACAGAATAGAGAAGGTTCACCAGTTAGCGGATTGGAAATAGAAACCTTGATTAATGCCTATTCTCGCTTTTCTGAATACAACCGTATTGCCACCGCCAGTGGAAGTTCTACAGAAACATTTTTCACACGCCCAGAATTTTTCGATAAATTGGCGGGTACTGATGCACTAAGGAATCAAATCCAAACCGGGAAAACATCTGCTGAGATTCGCCAAAGTTGGCAAAAGAGTTTGAGTGCGTTCAGAGAAAAAAGAAAGCCATATCTACTTTATGAAGACATCGAACGACGTCAAGAATAA
- the murQ gene encoding N-acetylmuramic acid 6-phosphate etherase translates to MSSHNPSTSDLPANTRIKNKAAVDTPTVNELAKSLNKVVSEGRNPDTLDIDTLSTQGILTRLNAEDAKVANAVALQIPQIAKAVDAATISIKNGGRLIYIGAGTSGRLGILDAVECRPTFSVPDEMVVGVIAGGEKAVQHAVEGAEDDFNSGRTDLESLSLTQNDTVIGISASGRTPYVSGALEYARSLGCFTGAIACSPNAAIFENADTAICPVVGPEALTGSTRMKSGTAQKLVLNMISTSAMIKLGKTYQNLMVDVNATNEKLKARALRIVMQATDCSEDAALAALSACNNKAKVAILMVLTGQTAEQAAAQLSANDGYLRKAVVESK, encoded by the coding sequence ATGTCTTCGCACAACCCTTCTACTTCAGATTTGCCCGCAAACACCCGTATTAAAAACAAAGCGGCAGTTGATACTCCCACCGTGAATGAATTAGCTAAATCACTGAATAAAGTCGTCTCAGAAGGCAGAAACCCCGATACCTTGGATATAGACACGTTAAGTACCCAAGGCATTCTTACCCGCCTTAACGCCGAGGATGCTAAAGTCGCAAACGCGGTAGCACTTCAAATACCCCAAATAGCGAAAGCGGTTGATGCCGCAACTATCAGCATTAAAAACGGCGGAAGACTTATTTATATCGGTGCAGGTACCAGCGGTAGGCTGGGCATTCTTGACGCAGTTGAGTGTCGCCCTACCTTTAGTGTACCCGATGAAATGGTTGTGGGTGTAATAGCCGGCGGAGAGAAGGCCGTTCAGCACGCAGTTGAAGGCGCAGAGGACGATTTTAATTCAGGTCGAACTGACCTTGAAAGTTTATCACTAACGCAGAACGATACAGTTATTGGTATTTCAGCTAGCGGTCGCACGCCCTATGTAAGTGGAGCATTGGAATATGCCCGTTCCCTTGGCTGCTTTACCGGCGCAATTGCTTGTAGCCCTAACGCAGCTATTTTTGAAAATGCTGACACGGCCATATGCCCCGTTGTCGGCCCTGAAGCACTTACCGGCAGTACACGTATGAAGTCGGGTACGGCACAAAAGCTTGTACTTAATATGATTAGCACCAGCGCTATGATTAAGCTGGGAAAAACCTACCAAAATTTGATGGTAGATGTGAATGCTACTAACGAAAAACTAAAAGCTCGTGCTCTTCGCATTGTTATGCAGGCTACCGACTGTAGTGAAGATGCCGCTTTAGCAGCGCTTAGTGCATGCAACAACAAAGCAAAGGTCGCCATTCTAATGGTACTAACAGGGCAAACCGCAGAGCAGGCAGCCGCACAGCTAAGTGCTAACGATGGCTACTTACGTAAAGCCGTAGTAGAAAGTAAATAG
- the alr gene encoding alanine racemase, with protein MSRQTQAIIHADAILHNFKALAALAPSSQSMAVVKADAYGHGAVNVARILQHVSSRFAVAIIEEAIALRDAGITAPIVVLEGAHQAKECQMAFQHNCILVMHCEEQLAWLEKCPEQQRPHIWLKVDSGMHRLGFALSKIEEITDKYRHLLSDNTVIATHFACADDVDNSFTHTQMSGFNQVAEKLGLPTSVANSPATVNWPASRNAWNRLGVGVYGGAVSTSQNIDVEMYPAMTLRSSVLAVRTIPAGEGIGYGQTWVANKTSKIATVGIGYADGYPRHCKNGTPVLVRGKRAYLAGRVSMDMITIDVTHIDNVAVGDEVELWGQNVSIQEVAANADTIDYELMTRVSQRVPRIVKYL; from the coding sequence GTGAGCCGACAAACGCAAGCTATTATTCATGCTGACGCCATTTTACATAATTTCAAAGCCCTTGCCGCTTTAGCGCCATCAAGCCAATCTATGGCGGTGGTGAAAGCTGATGCCTATGGTCATGGAGCCGTAAATGTGGCGCGTATTCTTCAGCATGTTTCTTCGCGTTTTGCTGTAGCTATTATCGAAGAAGCTATTGCCCTTCGCGATGCGGGAATTACCGCGCCAATTGTTGTTTTAGAAGGGGCTCATCAAGCAAAAGAGTGCCAAATGGCGTTTCAGCATAACTGCATTTTGGTTATGCATTGTGAAGAACAGCTTGCATGGCTAGAAAAATGCCCTGAACAACAACGCCCCCACATTTGGTTGAAAGTAGATAGCGGTATGCATCGCTTAGGCTTTGCGCTTTCAAAAATCGAAGAGATTACTGACAAATATCGACATCTATTAAGTGATAACACGGTTATTGCTACACACTTTGCATGTGCCGATGATGTGGATAACAGTTTCACCCATACTCAAATGAGTGGGTTTAATCAGGTTGCTGAAAAGCTGGGCTTACCTACTAGCGTGGCTAACTCTCCGGCTACGGTAAATTGGCCGGCAAGTCGAAATGCATGGAACCGGTTGGGAGTGGGCGTTTACGGTGGTGCTGTTTCAACCTCGCAAAACATAGATGTTGAAATGTATCCAGCCATGACCCTTCGCTCAAGCGTACTGGCTGTGCGAACTATACCGGCAGGCGAGGGTATCGGGTACGGGCAAACCTGGGTGGCGAATAAAACCAGCAAAATTGCAACCGTAGGTATTGGTTATGCCGACGGCTACCCTAGGCATTGTAAAAACGGTACGCCAGTCTTGGTTAGGGGTAAGCGCGCTTATTTGGCTGGTCGCGTATCTATGGACATGATCACCATTGATGTGACCCATATCGACAACGTAGCTGTGGGCGATGAAGTAGAGCTGTGGGGTCAGAATGTATCTATTCAGGAAGTTGCAGCCAATGCTGACACCATCGACTACGAATTAATGACGCGAGTTTCTCAACGTGTACCGCGCATTGTGAAATACCTTTAG
- a CDS encoding YitT family protein, with protein sequence MQKTKHSVIEDVFALISAGLFVAFGVYLFQSQDLMVGGAAGLALLGTYAFDMDFGLLFFLINLPFYTLAWTQISKRFTINTFISVTTVSVLTEQIPAFVDISHVNPFFAAVFGGILIGVGMLMMFRHSSSLGGVGIMAFYLQQRFNIRAGTFQLTVDSCILLSALFFISWPLVLISILAAFCLNMVISLNHRPERYFPVLGEDSSDKAKTESKKADAKRVDSNEHNSIDSELRAQNG encoded by the coding sequence ATGCAAAAAACAAAACACAGTGTCATCGAGGATGTTTTCGCCCTGATAAGCGCCGGCTTGTTTGTTGCTTTTGGCGTATATCTTTTTCAGTCTCAAGACCTAATGGTAGGTGGCGCGGCAGGTCTTGCGCTATTAGGTACCTATGCTTTCGACATGGACTTCGGCTTGTTATTCTTTTTGATTAACCTACCTTTTTATACTCTAGCTTGGACGCAAATTAGTAAACGTTTCACCATCAATACGTTTATCTCTGTTACCACTGTTTCAGTGTTAACAGAGCAAATTCCGGCATTTGTAGATATTAGCCACGTTAACCCGTTTTTCGCAGCGGTATTTGGCGGAATTTTAATTGGTGTAGGCATGCTGATGATGTTCCGTCACAGCTCTAGCCTAGGCGGCGTTGGTATTATGGCCTTTTACTTACAGCAACGCTTTAATATCAGAGCTGGGACTTTTCAGTTAACTGTAGATAGCTGCATATTGCTTAGCGCACTGTTTTTTATTTCGTGGCCATTAGTGCTTATCTCGATACTCGCCGCGTTTTGTTTAAATATGGTAATTTCGCTTAACCATAGACCTGAGCGTTACTTCCCAGTACTCGGCGAAGACAGTTCAGACAAGGCTAAAACAGAATCAAAAAAGGCTGACGCGAAGCGTGTGGATAGCAATGAGCACAACAGCATAGACAGCGAGCTTCGCGCCCAAAACGGCTAA
- a CDS encoding VOC family protein has protein sequence MRQHLSAITFFVDDYDNAIEYFTTVLNFTLTEDKATGEDSRFVLVTPPNSSASLLLAQAKNDVELALIGNQAADKVFLILNTDDFWRDFNEMQSKGVVFLETPREEVYGTVAIFKDKFGNKWDLIQTSE, from the coding sequence ATGAGACAACACCTTTCGGCGATTACCTTCTTTGTAGACGACTACGACAACGCAATTGAGTACTTCACAACGGTTTTAAATTTCACCTTAACTGAAGATAAAGCAACCGGAGAAGACTCGCGCTTTGTGTTAGTAACGCCGCCAAACAGTTCAGCCAGCTTGCTGCTAGCACAAGCTAAAAACGACGTTGAATTAGCGCTTATTGGTAACCAAGCCGCAGACAAAGTATTTTTAATTTTAAATACCGATGACTTTTGGCGCGACTTTAACGAAATGCAAAGTAAAGGCGTGGTGTTTTTAGAAACTCCCCGTGAAGAAGTTTATGGTACGGTAGCCATCTTTAAAGATAAGTTTGGCAATAAGTGGGATTTGATCCAAACCTCTGAATAG
- a CDS encoding Rho-binding antiterminator, whose translation MNIACQLYDYIEIACMYKLEVSAVLKSGELKNGKALNTIIDKHGDAPTECIQMRINGNVENIALNEIAQLHAITDNPHFSSVSF comes from the coding sequence GTGAATATAGCCTGTCAGCTTTATGACTACATAGAAATAGCCTGCATGTATAAACTTGAGGTAAGCGCCGTATTAAAAAGTGGGGAACTAAAAAACGGCAAGGCACTAAATACAATTATAGATAAACACGGTGACGCGCCAACAGAATGTATACAAATGCGCATTAACGGTAATGTAGAAAATATTGCCCTTAATGAAATCGCTCAACTTCATGCAATAACTGATAATCCGCATTTCAGCTCGGTGAGCTTTTAG
- a CDS encoding porin has protein sequence MNKLLSAFSLVSIATCASSGVKADELPFNLSGHVRVNYGHQDWQIPEFRDGFEFESFKLGVSGESDQFSYKAEYRWYENTDFDTVRFADLTYHFDDQTEITAGITQTPFGLQPFASNNFWFSVNYYLGFEDDYDAGVKINHDWGKWDFQAAYFMNDEYNDAAEFGRYSFDVADDGEYRNKEDGQYNLRANYSANFIRGATTDIGVSYQYGNILNLDTLDDGDMNAYAVHMRHTQGDVKVELQYIDYEYDLAAPEGQADDRIALSSFTFPFLAAADGKTYSANLVYSVPYKFTHIESLTCYSEYSVAKGEGNEGKNSSQWINGCSFGWDKLFVYVDSIQGKNMWFSGGPGVGLDLGGRQETTHRLNINLGIYF, from the coding sequence ATGAACAAGCTACTATCCGCATTTTCTTTAGTTTCAATTGCTACATGCGCTTCGAGCGGCGTAAAAGCCGACGAACTCCCCTTTAATTTAAGCGGTCACGTAAGGGTTAATTACGGACATCAAGATTGGCAAATTCCCGAGTTTAGAGATGGTTTTGAGTTCGAATCATTCAAACTTGGCGTATCCGGCGAGTCAGATCAGTTTAGCTATAAAGCAGAGTACCGCTGGTACGAAAATACCGATTTTGATACCGTTCGCTTCGCTGATCTTACTTATCATTTTGATGATCAAACCGAAATTACCGCAGGTATAACGCAAACCCCGTTTGGTCTACAGCCCTTTGCCAGTAACAACTTTTGGTTTTCAGTTAATTACTATCTTGGCTTCGAAGATGACTACGATGCTGGGGTCAAAATCAATCACGACTGGGGTAAATGGGATTTTCAAGCCGCTTACTTTATGAATGATGAGTACAATGACGCAGCCGAATTTGGTCGTTACTCATTTGATGTAGCAGATGACGGGGAATACCGAAATAAAGAAGACGGGCAGTACAATCTACGTGCTAACTACTCTGCGAATTTTATTCGCGGTGCCACTACCGATATCGGCGTGTCGTATCAGTACGGTAACATTTTAAACTTAGATACATTAGACGATGGCGATATGAATGCTTATGCCGTTCATATGCGTCACACTCAAGGTGACGTGAAAGTTGAGCTACAGTATATCGACTATGAATACGATTTAGCTGCACCTGAAGGGCAGGCTGATGACCGTATAGCGCTATCGTCTTTTACCTTTCCTTTCTTGGCGGCTGCTGACGGCAAAACTTATTCAGCAAACCTTGTGTACTCGGTGCCCTATAAGTTTACGCATATAGAGTCACTTACCTGCTATTCAGAATACAGTGTTGCCAAAGGCGAAGGAAATGAAGGGAAAAACTCTTCACAGTGGATAAATGGCTGTAGCTTTGGCTGGGATAAATTGTTTGTATATGTAGATAGTATCCAAGGCAAAAACATGTGGTTTTCAGGCGGCCCTGGCGTAGGGCTAGACTTAGGCGGTAGACAAGAAACTACCCACAGGTTGAACATAAACCTTGGCATTTACTTCTAA
- a CDS encoding substrate-binding periplasmic protein, whose product MRLLLIATLILALIPMQSFAHSWMKLRIATTEYAPYTSTDMQHEGYINHIIADAFLETGVVVEFVSLPWEEALEATLKGEYDAVSYGNFVRSRESEFFHSNPISAESLVFYVNAEKGPDSWSDLSDMQGLKMGITEGYLYNDELAAFIKGNESVVERKTDKANLEALINGDIDVFPIDELTGWYLLQRDFNIGDRRDVMPIKPFVSTVTTHLLVPKGQGDSQLILSLFNKGLEELTLEGKLTRFKRLLKEGYYQHPQKKVNFDRR is encoded by the coding sequence ATGCGATTACTACTTATAGCGACATTGATACTAGCGCTAATTCCAATGCAAAGTTTTGCCCATTCATGGATGAAACTGCGCATAGCGACCACAGAATATGCGCCTTACACGTCAACTGATATGCAGCACGAAGGTTACATAAACCATATTATCGCCGATGCGTTCTTAGAGACGGGCGTTGTGGTTGAGTTCGTATCCTTACCATGGGAAGAAGCCTTAGAGGCAACGCTAAAAGGTGAATACGACGCAGTTTCTTACGGTAACTTTGTACGTTCTCGAGAAAGCGAGTTTTTTCACAGCAACCCAATAAGCGCAGAGAGCCTGGTGTTTTATGTTAATGCCGAAAAAGGCCCCGATAGTTGGAGTGACCTTAGCGATATGCAAGGTCTAAAAATGGGGATCACAGAAGGGTATCTATATAACGATGAGCTTGCTGCCTTCATTAAAGGTAACGAAAGTGTAGTAGAGCGCAAGACTGATAAAGCGAACCTAGAAGCGCTAATAAACGGTGATATCGATGTTTTCCCCATTGATGAACTTACCGGTTGGTATTTGCTACAGCGAGACTTCAACATTGGCGACCGTCGTGATGTCATGCCTATTAAACCTTTTGTTTCTACGGTAACCACGCATTTGTTAGTGCCTAAAGGGCAAGGCGATAGCCAGCTTATTTTGTCTTTATTCAATAAAGGGCTAGAAGAGCTAACGTTGGAAGGTAAACTAACTCGCTTCAAGCGTCTGCTAAAAGAAGGTTATTATCAGCACCCGCAGAAAAAGGTAAATTTCGACCGACGCTAA
- a CDS encoding NRAMP family divalent metal transporter, whose translation MSYSAETSFLARVTTLLKLLGPGVLMATAAVGGSHLVASTQAGAKFGWQLALLILVVNLLKYPFFRAGVGYTISTKQTLQQGYLEMGKRYLAIALCLNTIASVVNAAALLLFAASLLSYFIPFDIAIAVSASVVLALILLILLAGHFEGLDNIAKGIMGVLVVATIAVFIVALSNYTAPMVPAEEQPSPWTLATLGFLVVTMGWMPAPIEISSITSLWLKRQCKGQAVTPKSALFDFNLGYAVTVLLALLFLGLGALILYGSGTELSTSGIGFSHQLISMYSSTIGEWAHLLIAIVAFLCIFGSALTVYDGYARVVAEAIALLFNKDKAARNTLVTPVLLFMAIFSFVIVLFFKSALLAMLGFAMTLAFVTTPMFAWLNHKLVAQTKLHPDAAPNKVVKLLSLLGLVYLFGFLLVFVWWKWFS comes from the coding sequence TTGTCGTACTCAGCTGAAACATCGTTCCTTGCCCGCGTTACCACCTTACTAAAATTACTCGGTCCTGGTGTGCTTATGGCAACGGCGGCGGTAGGTGGAAGCCATTTGGTGGCCTCAACTCAGGCGGGTGCAAAGTTCGGATGGCAGTTAGCGCTTCTCATATTGGTGGTAAACCTACTTAAATACCCGTTTTTCAGGGCAGGCGTAGGTTACACCATCAGCACGAAGCAAACCCTGCAGCAAGGCTATTTAGAGATGGGTAAACGCTACCTAGCCATTGCCTTGTGCTTAAATACTATCGCATCGGTAGTCAATGCTGCGGCACTGTTACTGTTTGCAGCAAGTTTATTGTCGTATTTTATTCCATTTGATATAGCTATAGCGGTGTCTGCCTCAGTAGTTTTAGCACTCATATTACTGATTTTACTGGCAGGGCATTTTGAAGGGCTAGACAACATTGCCAAAGGCATAATGGGTGTGCTTGTAGTGGCAACCATAGCAGTGTTTATCGTTGCACTTAGTAATTATACTGCGCCAATGGTGCCTGCCGAAGAGCAGCCTTCGCCTTGGACGCTTGCCACGCTCGGTTTTTTAGTGGTAACAATGGGGTGGATGCCTGCACCTATTGAAATATCGTCTATTACTTCTCTTTGGTTAAAGCGACAATGCAAAGGTCAAGCGGTGACCCCGAAGTCGGCCCTTTTTGATTTCAACTTGGGCTATGCGGTAACCGTATTGCTTGCTCTGCTGTTTTTGGGGCTAGGCGCATTAATTCTGTATGGCAGCGGCACAGAACTTAGTACTAGTGGTATTGGCTTTTCTCACCAGCTAATCAGCATGTACTCGTCAACCATCGGGGAGTGGGCGCATCTGCTTATTGCGATAGTGGCGTTTCTATGTATTTTCGGCTCGGCGTTGACGGTATATGATGGCTATGCGCGAGTGGTTGCAGAAGCAATTGCGCTATTGTTTAACAAGGATAAAGCTGCCCGCAATACACTTGTGACACCAGTATTGCTTTTCATGGCAATATTCAGCTTTGTTATTGTGCTCTTTTTCAAGTCTGCTCTATTAGCCATGCTAGGCTTTGCTATGACGTTAGCTTTTGTAACCACGCCCATGTTTGCTTGGCTTAACCATAAGCTGGTGGCACAAACTAAACTGCACCCTGATGCCGCGCCTAATAAGGTAGTAAAGTTACTTAGTTTGCTAGGCCTGGTTTACCTGTTTGGGTTTCTTTTGGTATTTGTTTGGTGGAAGTGGTTTAGCTAA
- the glyA gene encoding serine hydroxymethyltransferase yields the protein MNTLNQNLTQQDPDIAQFIAQEDERQEHHIELIASENYTSKAVMQAQGSQLTNKYAEGYPGKRYYGGCKAVDKVEQLAIDRAKVLFEADYVNVQPHSGSQANTAVYMALLSPGDTILGLSLDHGGHLTHGAKPNFSGKLYNAIQYGLNTETGEIDYDQVEALAKEHNPKMIVAGFSAYSRVVDWQKFREIADSVGAYLLVDMAHVAGLVAAGVYPSPINAAHVVTTTTHKTLRGPRGGLIMCKSNPELEKKFNSLIFPGIQGGPLMHVIAAKAVAFKEAMTAEFKAYQKQVVTNARAMADVFMRRKFDVVSNGTDNHMFLLSLVSKGMTGKEADAILNSVNITVNKNTVPNDPQSPFVTSGIRIGTPAVTSRNFSEDDCAQLANWICDVLSEPEDNNLIQQVKDKVATLTAARPVYTK from the coding sequence ATGAATACGCTAAACCAAAACCTTACTCAGCAAGACCCAGATATCGCCCAATTTATTGCACAAGAAGACGAACGCCAAGAACATCACATCGAGCTAATCGCATCAGAGAACTACACCAGCAAAGCCGTTATGCAGGCACAGGGAAGTCAGCTAACGAATAAGTATGCGGAAGGCTATCCGGGTAAGCGCTATTACGGTGGCTGTAAAGCCGTGGATAAAGTTGAACAGCTTGCTATCGACAGAGCCAAAGTCCTGTTTGAAGCTGATTATGTTAATGTTCAGCCCCACTCTGGTTCGCAAGCGAATACTGCTGTTTACATGGCACTGCTAAGCCCTGGCGATACCATACTCGGGTTAAGTCTTGATCACGGAGGTCACCTAACCCATGGTGCAAAACCTAATTTTTCAGGCAAGCTATACAATGCCATTCAATATGGGCTCAACACCGAAACCGGTGAGATTGACTACGACCAAGTAGAAGCCTTAGCTAAAGAGCATAACCCAAAGATGATCGTGGCAGGGTTTTCAGCTTATTCTCGTGTTGTCGATTGGCAAAAGTTTAGAGAGATTGCCGATAGTGTAGGCGCGTATTTGCTGGTAGATATGGCGCACGTAGCAGGTCTTGTCGCAGCGGGAGTTTATCCCTCGCCAATTAACGCCGCGCACGTGGTTACTACCACTACCCACAAAACACTACGTGGCCCTCGCGGCGGGCTCATTATGTGTAAATCAAACCCTGAACTTGAAAAGAAGTTTAACTCACTTATTTTCCCGGGGATTCAGGGTGGTCCACTCATGCACGTTATCGCCGCTAAAGCTGTTGCGTTTAAAGAAGCCATGACAGCCGAATTTAAAGCGTATCAAAAGCAAGTGGTTACCAATGCACGCGCGATGGCAGACGTATTTATGAGGCGTAAATTTGATGTGGTCTCTAACGGAACTGACAACCACATGTTTTTGCTAAGTCTGGTTAGTAAGGGGATGACGGGTAAAGAGGCAGACGCTATTTTAAATAGTGTGAATATCACTGTTAATAAGAATACTGTGCCTAACGACCCACAGTCGCCCTTTGTTACAAGTGGCATTCGGATAGGTACGCCAGCGGTGACTTCTCGTAATTTTAGCGAAGACGATTGTGCCCAGTTAGCTAACTGGATTTGCGATGTGTTATCAGAACCTGAAGACAATAATCTTATTCAGCAAGTTAAAGATAAGGTTGCTACGCTAACTGCTGCTCGCCCTGTTTACACTAAGTAA
- a CDS encoding LysR family transcriptional regulator, with translation MKNLSIDFLRSFVLIAQTGSYTQCAEQLQRTQPAISLQIKKLEEMIGEKLFSRDKNRLALTGAGSRLLSYGEKIVALNDQAMAEFGKPQVTGNIKLGIPSEFSTTLMPKIIRRFTQTYPEISLEVHCALSKDLLSEPLKSQFDLILSLQETPNPQQDGFIISDQLVWVGSQRFVNSVPAKLPIIAAPSPCIYRKRATNLLSAIKKPWQVVYTIADLNGIQTAINEGLGITVLAKSSVPSGLHILSNSENLPELGHVGVCLVNPQKVSSKAISLLTETITNEVANF, from the coding sequence ATGAAGAACTTGTCCATAGATTTCCTACGTTCGTTCGTGCTTATCGCACAGACGGGAAGCTACACACAGTGCGCCGAGCAGCTGCAACGGACTCAACCTGCAATAAGTCTTCAAATTAAAAAACTAGAAGAAATGATTGGGGAGAAGCTATTTTCTCGCGACAAAAATCGTTTAGCGCTTACTGGCGCTGGTAGTCGCTTGTTGTCATATGGTGAGAAAATAGTAGCGCTTAATGACCAAGCTATGGCTGAGTTCGGTAAGCCTCAAGTGACCGGAAATATTAAGTTAGGCATCCCCAGTGAATTTAGTACCACGCTTATGCCTAAAATCATTCGGCGGTTCACACAAACTTACCCGGAAATATCGCTAGAGGTGCATTGCGCGCTAAGCAAAGATTTGTTGAGCGAACCGTTAAAAAGCCAGTTCGACTTAATTTTGTCATTACAGGAAACACCAAATCCACAGCAGGATGGCTTCATCATCTCAGATCAACTGGTATGGGTAGGCAGTCAGCGCTTTGTTAACAGTGTGCCTGCTAAGCTCCCTATTATTGCCGCCCCCTCACCGTGTATTTATCGCAAGCGTGCCACTAACCTTTTATCCGCAATAAAAAAGCCGTGGCAGGTGGTATACACCATTGCAGATTTAAACGGTATTCAAACTGCTATTAATGAAGGGCTAGGCATTACGGTACTGGCAAAAAGCTCAGTACCGTCAGGATTGCACATTTTATCTAATTCAGAAAACTTGCCCGAACTTGGACATGTAGGCGTTTGCTTAGTTAACCCTCAGAAAGTATCATCTAAAGCGATTAGCCTGCTGACCGAAACCATTACTAACGAGGTCGCTAATTTCTAA
- a CDS encoding zinc ribbon domain-containing protein YjdM, whose translation MSLPPCPHCQSEYVYEDQSLLICPECGHEWNPNEVEEEVSAKDYNGTPLVAGDKITLAKDLKVKGSSLVLKIGTKAVIRHVKDAKDHQLDCKVDGAGEMMLTAQFVKKA comes from the coding sequence ATGTCACTACCCCCTTGCCCGCATTGCCAGTCTGAATATGTATATGAAGACCAGTCTTTACTTATTTGCCCCGAATGTGGTCATGAGTGGAACCCGAACGAGGTTGAAGAAGAAGTCTCTGCAAAAGATTATAACGGTACGCCGTTAGTTGCTGGTGACAAGATAACGCTGGCAAAAGATTTGAAAGTAAAAGGCAGCTCGCTTGTACTTAAAATTGGTACCAAAGCGGTTATCCGTCATGTGAAAGATGCCAAAGACCACCAGCTAGACTGTAAAGTAGATGGTGCCGGTGAAATGATGCTTACCGCGCAGTTTGTTAAAAAAGCATAG